Proteins encoded by one window of Marixanthomonas sp. SCSIO 43207:
- a CDS encoding NAD kinase, with product MKIGIYGQFYHKNSETYIQLILDALKNKNVSVFIEENFLDIINMNNEITRNFSNFETFTELDSSYDLFFSIGGDGTILKSITFVKDLDIPIVGINTGRLGFLATIQKEEITQSLSKILDGDYLISERSLLTVSTTPENTEIKPSLNFALNEIAVNRKNTTSMIKVETNVNGKHLTSYWSDGLIVATPTGSTGYSLSCGGPVIEPSAKNIVITPIAPHNLNARPLVLPDNNKLTLKVSGREKSYLVSLDSRIATLENNTTIHISKASFSIKLVQLAEDSFIKTLRKKLLWGEDKRN from the coding sequence ATGAAAATAGGCATTTACGGTCAATTTTATCATAAAAATTCTGAAACCTATATTCAGCTCATTCTTGATGCACTAAAAAATAAAAATGTAAGCGTTTTTATAGAAGAAAATTTTCTGGACATTATCAATATGAATAATGAAATCACTAGAAATTTTTCAAATTTTGAAACCTTCACCGAACTAGACAGCAGCTACGACCTTTTTTTTAGCATAGGCGGTGACGGTACAATTTTAAAATCTATAACGTTTGTTAAAGATCTAGACATTCCTATTGTTGGTATTAACACAGGTCGTTTAGGTTTTTTGGCAACAATTCAAAAAGAAGAAATCACCCAAAGCCTTTCAAAAATCCTTGATGGGGATTATTTAATTTCTGAAAGAAGCTTACTCACCGTATCTACCACTCCCGAAAATACTGAAATAAAACCCTCTTTAAATTTTGCTTTAAATGAAATAGCTGTTAATCGTAAAAACACTACCTCTATGATAAAAGTAGAGACCAATGTTAATGGCAAACATTTAACTTCCTATTGGTCTGACGGATTAATTGTTGCTACTCCTACCGGCTCTACCGGTTATTCATTGAGTTGTGGAGGACCTGTAATTGAGCCTAGTGCAAAAAATATTGTCATTACGCCTATTGCTCCTCACAACCTCAATGCCAGACCTTTGGTTCTTCCAGACAACAACAAACTAACTTTAAAAGTTTCAGGAAGAGAAAAATCATATTTAGTTTCGTTAGACTCCCGTATTGCTACACTTGAAAACAACACAACCATTCACATAAGTAAAGCTTCATTTTCAATCAAACTAGTTCAACTTGCAGAAGATAGCTTTATTAAAACCCTCCGAAAAAAATTATTATGGGGTGAAGACAAACGTAACTAG
- a CDS encoding acetoin utilization protein acuB, which translates to MDTLNYILNDVSPFAISSTIKDLQKAFNNLTYSHLPVKNDGIYIGCVSETDVHCFDSDKKLNDYQYALEGFFVRKDTNWLDILEAFALHNSNIMPILDNDNTYLGYYELGDIMSLFNNTPFLNESGAIIVIEKGLNDYSFSEICQIVESNGTRIFGVFVSKIEGDKMQATIKIGHTGMNAIVQTFRRYNYTVLSKHEEDKYLEDLKQRSDYLDKYLNM; encoded by the coding sequence TTGGATACTTTAAATTACATACTGAATGATGTTTCTCCTTTTGCAATTTCTTCGACCATAAAAGATTTACAAAAGGCGTTTAATAATTTGACCTATTCTCATCTTCCGGTTAAGAATGATGGTATATATATAGGTTGTGTCTCAGAAACAGACGTACACTGTTTTGATTCTGATAAAAAACTTAATGATTATCAATACGCACTAGAAGGATTTTTTGTTCGGAAAGACACAAACTGGCTTGATATCCTTGAAGCATTTGCACTTCACAACAGCAACATTATGCCTATTCTTGATAACGACAACACCTATCTTGGTTATTATGAGCTTGGTGATATTATGAGCTTATTTAACAATACGCCATTTTTAAATGAATCTGGTGCCATCATTGTTATTGAAAAAGGTCTTAATGACTATTCGTTCAGTGAAATTTGTCAAATTGTTGAAAGTAATGGTACTCGAATTTTTGGTGTATTTGTTTCAAAAATTGAAGGTGACAAAATGCAAGCTACTATAAAAATTGGCCATACCGGAATGAATGCAATAGTTCAAACCTTTAGAAGATACAACTACACTGTACTTAGCAAACACGAAGAAGACAAGTATCTTGAAGATTTAAAACAACGTTCAGATTATTTAGACAAATATTTAAATATGTAA